A genomic region of Cuculus canorus isolate bCucCan1 chromosome 24, bCucCan1.pri, whole genome shotgun sequence contains the following coding sequences:
- the G0S2 gene encoding G0/G1 switch protein 2, with amino-acid sequence METMHELIPFAKEMLSQKPNRKMVKLYMLGSVLAFFSVVIGLVETVCSPFTSEGRLEEEEEKKAAPAREQELPQKQEDLILEKSKKTVAIQRALVTRQHAS; translated from the coding sequence atggAAACCATGCATGAGCTGATCCCCTTTGCCAAAGAAATGCTCAGCCAGAAGCCCAACAGGAAAATGGTCAAGCTGTACATGCTGGGCAGCGTGCTGGCGTTCTTCAGCGTGGTTATTGGTCTGGTGGAGACAGTGTGCAGTCCCTTCACCTCCGAAGGGAGGctagaggaggaggaggagaagaaagctgCCCCGGCACGAGAGCAAGAGCTGCCTCAGAAACAGGAGGATTTGATCTTGGAAAAGAGCAAGAAGACGGTGGCGATACAGAGGGCCCTGGTGACCAGACAGCACGCTTCCTAA